The sequence below is a genomic window from Chitinivibrionales bacterium.
CGACACCTTCATGATGGTCGCGCGCGTACTTGACGCAAACGGAAACTGGCTGAGCCAGTACGCGAACGTGTCCGCGCCCATCTCCTGGTGGATCGAGCAGCTTTCGGGCAATCCCGCCACCGACAGCCTCATCAATACCGCGGGATACCTGAGCTCGTTCCGGTCGACGCGCGCCTACAACAACGTGTACGTCATCGCGCAGTTCAAACTCGGCGCAAAGGAATGCAGCGATACGGTGCAGATCTCGGTGACGGCAGGACAGGCCTATCACCTGGTAGTGGAGCCCAATTCAAACTGGCAGAGCAGCCCCAATCACGACAATCCGATCGACAGCATCACCCTGCTTTCAAACCAGAAGACCGCGTCGGTGTACGCCGTCATACGGGACCGGTTCGGCAACTTTGTGGATTACTCGCACCACACCCTTTGGACCGCGGCCGATACGGCGGTGGCGCACGTCGAGGACGGCGTCACGAGCGTGGGCGAAGGCGTGATCTCGCGCAGCACGGGGCCCGGCAGCCGCACCATTGTTCAGGCGGTCGACCTTGACAATACGCAACTCACCGATTCGGTGGTCGTCACCATCGCCAACTACTACTACGAGCGCCTGCGCATCGTGGTCGGCGATTCCACCGACATCGATTCGCTCTTTCTTACCACCAACGACGACACCACGCTGCGGATCATGGGCCTGCGCTCCGACTCAAAAACCTGGGAATACACCTATGCAAAGTGGCAAGTATCGGGCACGCTTTCGATGTCGCCCTCCGCGCCCGACCAGGCGGCCGCATGGACGTTCTATCCCTCGGCGGCGGGCAGCGGAAAAATCCGCGTCACCATGGGCATGGATTCGATAACGACCCCTGACACGGTTCGCGCCCTGTTCATCGAGGGGCCGCCCATCGTCATTCATTTCGACATCATCACGCCGCCGGAGAAGCTGATCGCGGGCGACACCATGCTTGCCGTGGTGAGGATCCAGAACCGGACGGGCCTCATCGCCGGCAAGTACTGCTACGGCTCGGGCTCCACGCGCGACCCCGCCGTGTTCCAGACCCTTTTGGGCAGCGGCACGCGGCCGCCGGCGGTCATTGTCGTTGACGGAACAGAAAATCTGCTCAACCAATTCCCCGCCGATTCCATCAAGAACGACGAATGCTTTACGGACGGCCTCGACACCGTGAAGGTGGTACTGTATAACGCGCCGTACAACACGGACAGCGTGCAACAGCTGTTTGTAAAGCTCGGGAGCCTCACCGCGGCCACCAACGGATTCAACCTGCTTCCCGCCGCCCTGCGCGCCGTCGCGCTGCAGGACTTTTCGGGCAACGACATCGGCGATTCCATCACGCTCGTCGCACCTTCGGAATCAAAAGGCATCATGGCCGTGGGCTTCGACCGGTTCGGCAACGAGCGGGGCATCGAATACTGCGACTGGACCGCCACCGGCTCCCTACACACGATCACGAATGCGCAGCATGTGTACCGCATTTATTATCCGTCGGGCGACATCCAGATCAACGAGCAGGGTAAAATCATCGCGATCTCGGACGACACGAGCGGCGGCGTCCGCGGCGACAGCGTATTTGTAAGGATCACCGCACCGCCCGCGCGGCTCGTGTCCGCCGTGACCCGTGACGTTTCGGGCAACGGCCTGCTTGACGAGATCGTGCTGCATTTCAGCAGAAAGGTCACCATCCAGGCAAGCACGGCGTTCACGGTGTCGTACAACGGTACCGTATTCGCGGTCGACAGTGTGAGCAAGCCGGCCGCCGACTCCGATACCGTGTTCACGCTCTACCTTGTTGAACAGCAGACCACCGACCCGCAGAGCGCGTGGCTGCCGTCGGTGGTCATCAGGGGCATGCCCGACATCGGCGGCGGCGACAGCGTGCTTGCCCAGGACGGCGCGGGCCCGGTGGTATGGAGCGTGACCAAGACCATCACCAGCCTCGGCGACCGGAAACAGGACCTGATCACCGTGGTGCTGAGCGAGCCCATCGTGTCCCGCAACGGCAACATGCTCTCGGCATCGATTACGCCCAAGCAGATGTTCAACGTGTGGACCATCACCAACACAGGGGACACGGTCATTGTCGCTTCGTTCCTCGACAGCATCTCGTCGATGTTCAAGATCAGCAACGACGGCCGCACCGTGCAGTTCTACATGGCAAACGGCAATGACCTCACCGACCGTCAGCTCATCAACCTGCGCAGCGACACGCCCGCGGTTGCGGATGGCTCCCCGAACCTCAACACGCCCGTGCCGCTCAACCAGCGCGTGTCCGTCAAGATACACACCGACCTGCCCGAGCTTGTGCTCATCGTGCCCAACCCGTCAAAGCCGTGCCTCAACCGCCAGAATGCGGGCACGCTCGTGTGCGCCTACAATCCGCTCGCGCGAAACTGGGTGCGCTTTGACCAGGCGGGCGTGCTCATGACCTTCAAGCTCATGCCGCTTTCGGGTTCCACTGAAAAAATCAGGGCGCGGCTCATGATTTACGACGCCATCGGCAACCTGGTGAACTCCGCGAGCAGCGACGACATCGTTCCGCCCGATTGGCGGACCGGCGCGACCACCGCGCACGACATGGACCTGTACTGGAACGGCACGAACCAGCAGGGCATGAGCGTAGCGACGGGGCTGTACAAGGTGTTCATCTTCCTTGATAATGACACACAGAAGAGAAGGCTGAACGGGACCATTGGAATAACGAGATAATTTTTAAAATATAATAATCATGGCGCCTGCCGGTCGACGTTACCGTGCCTGTGATAATAAATAAACTTCTAAAATAACCATGCAACCTCAGCGGTATGCCGCTTCGCGGCGATAAAAATCCGTTAGAGATTTTTAGTTGCTTTCATATTCTTAACAGGCCCCGATTGTTAGAGCATATCAATAGCTATAATGTTTTCTTTTTCCGCCGTGTAGAGTTGGACCTGCCGAGGATGGATCGCCAGCCACCCGGGATTCCGCGAACCACAGGACTCCGGCGCCAAAGAGGGGTGTGCCCCCGGATCGCCGACGCCGCGCCATGCTTTCCTTTTTGACAATGCCGCGGCGGCGGAAGCCGGGGGCCAGGGGGAGACTTCCCCCACCATATCTTGGATATTATATTATACCCATGCACATAACCGACATTTTCAAACGGGACAAGACCACGTTCAGCTTTGAGTTTTTCCCGCCCAAAGACGCGGCCGCGTCGGAGCTTCTGTTCCACACGATAAAGGACATCATGCCGCTGGGGCCGTCGTACGTGAGCGTCACCTACGGCGCCGGGGGCTCCACGCGAACGCTCACGCACGACCTTGTGCTGCGCATACAAAAGGAAACCGGTCTTACTGTGATCTCGCACCTCACCTGCGTGGGGTCCTCGCAAAAGGAACTGCTCAAAATTCTTGAGACCTACACCGCACACGGCATAGAAAACATCATGGCCCTGCGCGGCGATCCGCCCAGGGGACAGACATCATTCGTGCCCGCGCCCGACGGCTGCGGCCACGCCGTGGAGCTCGTCGCGTTCATAAGAAAACATTTTCCGAAAATCGGGATCGGCGTTGCCGGGTTCCCCGAAGGACACCCCGAAACGCCAAACCGGCTGCGCGAAATGGAGTTCCTCAAGAAAAAAGTGGACGCCGGCGCGGACTTCGTGTGCACCCAGTTCTTCTTTGACAACCACGACTTCTTCGATTTCCGCGAGCGGTGCCTGCTCTCGGGCATCACCGTGCCCGTCCTCGCGGGCATCATGCCCGTCACCTCGATCAAGGGCATGCACCGTATGGCAGAGCTCTCGCCCGGCACCAACTTCCCCGCCCGCCTGCTCAAGGCGCTCTCGCGCGCCGAAGACGACCGGCACGTTGAGACCGTGGGCATCCATTGGGCAACCGAACAGGTGCGCGATCTGATTGACAACGGGGTAAAGGGCGTCCACTTCTACACGCTCAACAGGTCAAAGGCGACGTTAAAAATTTATGATGAGCTGGGAGTGACGAGCTCGGCGAGACTGAAACAGTAGGCGGAAAAAGTTTATACAATGTTCCGTTCGAGCGCGTAGGATAAACTTTTTATTGATTTTTGAGGTTTTGAAAGTTTATCATACGCCTAGTTGGTGTCAAAGCATGTGGCAATATAAGTAAAGGGTTTTAACTTGAATAGTGGTCCACCAAGATATCAGAGTTTCACAGGTAGAATTTTCTGTGATCTAGAAGAAGCAGAAAAGGCGGACTTCAAAGCATCGTCTCCT
It includes:
- the metF gene encoding methylenetetrahydrofolate reductase [NAD(P)H] translates to MHITDIFKRDKTTFSFEFFPPKDAAASELLFHTIKDIMPLGPSYVSVTYGAGGSTRTLTHDLVLRIQKETGLTVISHLTCVGSSQKELLKILETYTAHGIENIMALRGDPPRGQTSFVPAPDGCGHAVELVAFIRKHFPKIGIGVAGFPEGHPETPNRLREMEFLKKKVDAGADFVCTQFFFDNHDFFDFRERCLLSGITVPVLAGIMPVTSIKGMHRMAELSPGTNFPARLLKALSRAEDDRHVETVGIHWATEQVRDLIDNGVKGVHFYTLNRSKATLKIYDELGVTSSARLKQ